The genomic window CCGCGGGGCACTGGCTGGCGCTGTCCCGGGCGGAGGCCTGGCTCGACGGCAGGGACTTCGTGACGCCCGACGACCTCCAGTCCACCCTGGGCGACGCCATGGCCCACCGCGGGACCATGGACGACCGCCGTCTCAACCGTGACGAGCGGCGCGAGCAGCTGGGGCGGATGGTGGCCGAGGTCCCCGTGGGCTGGAAGCCTTGAGCGGGCCGGAGGGGGCGCCCCACGCCACCGGCATCGGCGACGCCATCCGGCAGGCCCGCATCGCCCAGGGGCTCTCCCTGCATGCCCTGGCCTTCGACCTGAACCTCAGCGTGCGTGTCCTCGAGGCGGTGGAGGCCGAGGCCTGGGACCGGGTCCCGCCGGGCCGGGAGCGGCCCTACGCGCGCCAGATCGCCGAGCGCCTGGGGGTGGACCCCGAGGCCTACTCCGAACAGTGGAACCAGCTTCCCGGATTGGTGGAGCAGGAACCGCCCGACCCGCGCCGTGAGCACCAGGAGCGCATCCTCATGGGCGCGCTCAGCGCCGGCACGCTCCTGCTGGTGCTCTGGCTCGTGGTGCCCGGGCGCAACCTGCGCCGCCCCCGGGGCCAGGCCGAGGTGCAGGTGGACCGCACCGGCCCCGCGCGCTGGAAGCCCGCCGAGCCGGAGGGCCCCTATCCCGTGGTGGGCGAAGTCCTGCCCGAAGTGCCCGTCAACGAGGAGGGCGTGCTGGTGTCCCTGCGCGCCCAGGACACCTGCGAGGTGACCGTCGCCCCCGGCGGCGCCCCCGCCCAGAAGCGCAGCCTGCGCGTGTCGGACCCCTGGCGCCTGCGGGTGAAGGGGCCCTTCTCCATCACCGTGGACAACGGCGGCGTCGTGGTGCTGGACGTCGCGGGCCGCAGGATCCGCCACGGAACCGCCGTCGGCGAACCGTGGACGGGGAAATTCGGCGAGAATGGGGAATGGATCGTCCCCGAGAGCACGGAGGCCAGGAACCCGCCCACGGCTCCGGAGACCGACCAGGAAGGGGAATGACGTGCATCTGATCGTTCAGAAATTCGTGGATGGCCAGCTGCCCGAGGCGATGGCCAGGTCCCTGGTGGCGGGCAATCTCCCGGTTCCGCCCATCGACCTGCTCCAGGCATTGAGCCACGCCGTCTTCAAGGAGACCCCCTTCGCCGACACCGCGGTGGAGACCGTGAAGGCCATGCCGGAGAGCCTGCTCTCCAACGCCATCCTCGGGCCCCAGGATCCGCCCGATCCCCTGGGACTCATCCTCATCCACCGCAAGGAGCCGGCCCTGCTGGAGACGGCCCTGCTGCACCCGGACATGAACTCCGCCTGGATGGAGCGGGTGGTGCCGTTCCTGCCGGGGGCCGTGCTGGAGATCCCCCTGAACAACCAGGTGCTCTGGCTGGAACGCCCGGTGATCCTGGATCTGCTGGAGACCCATCCGGAGGCCGAGTACCAGATCAAGCGCCGGGTCAACGAGTTCCGGCGGGACGTGCTGCGCCTGGTGACGAAGGAGGTCGCCGAGGAGCGCCTGGAGATCATCGACGAGGTGGAGGCCGGCAGGCTCGACAAGGCCTGGGCCGAGCTGCCCCTTCCGGTGGAGACGCCCGAGGAGCTGGAAGCCCCCGTGCGGGCCATTCTGGCGCCCGTGTTGGACGAAGAGGGCAACGAGATCCCCCTCTCGCTCACCAAGCGCGTGATGCGCCTGCGCACCAACCAGAAGATCATGCTCGCCATCAAGGGCGGCAAGGAGGAGCGGACCCTCCTCATCCGCGAGGCCAACCGCCTCATCCAGGTGAACGTGATCCGCAATCCGCGGATAACCGAGGGGGAGATCGCCTTCATCGCGCAGATGCGCACCATCAACGAGGAAGTCATCCGGATCATCGCCACGAACCGGGACTGGCTCAAGAAATACGTCATCGTGAAGGCCCTGGTGCTCAACCCCAAGACGCCCATCGCCCTTTCCCTGAACCTCCTCAAGCGCCTCATCGACATGGACCTGAAGCTCCTCATGAGGGACAAGGGCGTCGCCGAGATCCTCCGGCGGGAGGCCAAGCGCTTCCTGGAATCCAAGCAGCCCAAGTGACGCGGCTTCCCCTGGCCACTGTGAACATCGATTCATGATGTGAATCGTGGCAATTTTTTCCCGGAGCCTTGTATCATCCGGGGGAAATCTGGGAAGAATGGCGTATCCATTAGGGAATTGGGCCATCCCACCCGTGAATATTTTCCCTGCACAAAGAACGCAGCAGTCCTTCTCTTACCTGATTCTCATGGCGACTTTGGAATTCCCCACCGAGAAATCAGCAGCCTTCGCGGAAAACCCGGACCCTGGACCCGCCACCAGCCCTGGTTACACTGGAACGCTATGGACGAGGCCTCCCGAGATTCCGCACATGCGCCGCTGAAGGCCTTCCAGGACATGGTTTCCACCGGACCGCCCGAAGCGGCCGCCCTGGACCGGGTTCTGAAAATGCTTGAGCTGGAAGGCCAGCTCGAACACGCCCTGGCCCTCCTCCGCCTCGCGGGGCCGGCCTGGGAGCCCGTGCGCGCGCGGCTCCGGGCCGACGTGGCCACCTCCAGGGCCCGCCGCATGAACCGCTGGCAGACGGATCCCAACCGAAGGACCCTCCGGCTCCGCTTCGCCGTCTCGGAGCCCGCGTGCGGGCAGCACCCGCCGGCCCTGGCGTCCCAGCTGGCCCGGGCCATCCTGGACGCGGGGCTCCCGCTTGCCATGGGCCTCGAGAAGGTGCCCCGGCCCGCCCTGCATCTGGGGCACCCGCTGCCCCTGGGCGTTCCCGGCCGGGGGGAATGGGCCGACGCGGTGCTGGCCCATGGGGCCGGGATGCCGCTTTCGGAACTGCCCGGCTGCATCAACGCCCACGCGCCGGCGGGCCTCACCGTCCTCCAGTGCGAGATCGTCCCCAACTACGCGTCGCCCGTGTCCGACCTGTGCCGCTCCGCCTCCTGGCGCTGGCAGTGCCCTGCGGACCTGCTCGAGCGGGCCCTCTTCGCCACCGCGGAATTCATGGCCTCCGAACGCTTCGAGATGGAGAAATCCGGCAAGACCGGCGGCCACAAGGGCGTCAAGCGCGTGGAGATCCGCTCCCTCGTGGAGGCCATGGCCTGGAAGGACGGCGCGCTGGCCTTCACCACCCGCATCGCCTCCGGCCAGGCCCCCAATCCGCAGAAGCTCCTGGGGGCGATCCTGGGAGTCGATCCCGCCGGCGTCGCCTCCCTGGAGCGCACCGGGCTGCAGCTGGCCGCGGACCCGCGCCTCCTGGACGCCGACCGCTACGAACCCAAGCTGCACAACATGTTCGAGGACGCCGTCCTGCTGGACGCCGGGTCCCACATCCGCATCGTGGACGGGGACGACGACGATCCGATCATCCTGGGCGGGTAGCTACTTCGCCCTGCCGAAGTTGTATTCGAGGGTCATCCAGCCCGTGGTGGGCTTGCCGTTCTTCGTGGCCGGGGCGTAGCCCGAGGCCAGGGCGGCGTTCTGCGCGGCGTCGTTGTAGCCGAAGGGCCCGGCCACGCCCTGCACGATGACCACCTTCACGGGGTGTCCCTGGGCGTCCACGAAGATCTTCAGGATCACCTTGATGTCGCTGTCCCGGACATTGGCGGGCAGGAAGGCCTTGTTGGCGATGCGGGGCGCCGTGGGGCTGACGCGGCGCACGAGGGCGGCGGGCGTCTCCACCGCCTCCTGCTGCGCGGGCGCGGCGGCCGCGGGGGGCGGCGCCTGGGGCGCGGGAGTGGCCACCACCGCCGGGGCCGGGGCTTCCTGCTTGGCGGGGGCCGGCGCCGGCGGCGGCGCGGGCTGCGGCGCGGGCGCGGCCTTCTGGGCGTTGAGGGCGATGGTGTTGCCCTGGTTGGTCAACTCCTGCTGCTTCTTCAGGGCCTCGTCCTTCTGACGGCCCAGTTCCAGGGCCTTGGCCTTGGATTCCTCCAGGTCCTTCTTCGCCTTGGCGCGCTCCTCGGTGGTCTTGGCCTCCGTTGCCTTCTTGGCGAGCTGCTCCTGCAGGATCCTCTGGGACTCCTCCTGCTTGGCGATGTCCATGAGCTTGTTCTCGTTCGCCGCCTTCAGCTGCTGGAGTTCGGCGAGCTTGACCTGGATGGCGTTGTTCTCGGACCGGAGCTCGCGGTACTTGTAGCCGAAGAATCCGAGGATGGCCACGGCGGCCGCGCCGGCGTAGACG from Geothrix sp. 21YS21S-2 includes these protein-coding regions:
- a CDS encoding RodZ family helix-turn-helix domain-containing protein → MSGPEGAPHATGIGDAIRQARIAQGLSLHALAFDLNLSVRVLEAVEAEAWDRVPPGRERPYARQIAERLGVDPEAYSEQWNQLPGLVEQEPPDPRREHQERILMGALSAGTLLLVLWLVVPGRNLRRPRGQAEVQVDRTGPARWKPAEPEGPYPVVGEVLPEVPVNEEGVLVSLRAQDTCEVTVAPGGAPAQKRSLRVSDPWRLRVKGPFSITVDNGGVVVLDVAGRRIRHGTAVGEPWTGKFGENGEWIVPESTEARNPPTAPETDQEGE
- a CDS encoding DUF2344 domain-containing protein, translating into MLELEGQLEHALALLRLAGPAWEPVRARLRADVATSRARRMNRWQTDPNRRTLRLRFAVSEPACGQHPPALASQLARAILDAGLPLAMGLEKVPRPALHLGHPLPLGVPGRGEWADAVLAHGAGMPLSELPGCINAHAPAGLTVLQCEIVPNYASPVSDLCRSASWRWQCPADLLERALFATAEFMASERFEMEKSGKTGGHKGVKRVEIRSLVEAMAWKDGALAFTTRIASGQAPNPQKLLGAILGVDPAGVASLERTGLQLAADPRLLDADRYEPKLHNMFEDAVLLDAGSHIRIVDGDDDDPIILGG